Proteins encoded together in one Carassius auratus strain Wakin chromosome 32, ASM336829v1, whole genome shotgun sequence window:
- the LOC113051305 gene encoding uncharacterized protein C4orf54-like, translated as METLQSVISIREDTGPLKKQLADTKKHCERDDHGETNYVDLGNPSDMKSDSTKTVKVTFTGEGNQLAIFRCKGDASISGIKTPGEREETGNADKSSSKACHADKCHTEGLYGERAPLIDDYVDAGTDVQSEDPTSESYETEELQYTDMYLNSRCESKDSTSVADVEPHYITTHEIQLTELDHDVDYEFGRGSCWDLEDDNLVYSFVDYASFDSVKTSLGRIQSKSKSNKIPPTARAAKLSATGALVSTESELWESDKCASSDEGARQQGNSAGHVHLSIKTSSRAVNAPAGVLGQRNVRFHTRRAGERSHYSFKSSDSKSETMFDRYFIPPPGRQHLASKLRGKDINEYSSGASSSVSELDDADKEVRNLTARSFRSLACPYFDAIHLSSSSESSMSEHGLSINKWSAFVDLNYVNLTREAQNNSTPVMEVDKSTECANLKDVVQTNTPSSQTKIVSMKNNLNSQQASKKIELRSKPGETITHTETFNCNVGIPARERRAKRALDAMMSRSTADVTGITPANAGCKAESPFVETLEDAHKKAIFASSLLKNVISKKMQFEQECKMERGEICDTYPAPSVSPHAKDCKETVKGLQRQTSETDSGHSEGELGDATDQPQENPCSGAAEITESPYDPETTSKFDLSEPLKTSLTSSQKSAFKTWKDGEQEAQGDGESQCAPEESSPLPDTSIRPVTESSESVEGESSKMIKMSHLYVPSSQLMPKEKEAVGISLHNMKVTGDLAESDGGGCRKVSSGQLHSPMDTYQTTKCQKAPEIKIQLRSVKENKSNQFNITNLFTPNIHHNLSAKKATIESKSNLSNISDKVPHFMVRDIRDSKCKFQTPIHQVRDVRKLVKSSYRFVALENPCGSSEMASTGLREESKPVNRGPVKKPFPTPMVIKCQSVNRNNATKPSKPVNVGESVGETVRLSPNLSEWAAKNETLRTASGLACAKQPVTEQPEFSLKINAKSAKQKPEKAAEGAEKKPESKASNQIALEKLKAAVKTMEELYVFDRNEWKRKTQAPRPITDSHVLSLITREEQGVTTKTESENEYGKVDTSLQVHAEKSTVTSSSVVDEDKVCIPTGSHDQEDTAKLVTQKVNSFNDKCIFSLGSNLKAPTRINTPNDSTQQMSSSRNYTLKSYKSEEKHQKEQPDSDNYLTIPIKAHTSDSKPSQALGSHPKPSYKPLQRSPIVMESWSPDSQTATIYHHAVPLPPVPAAQPQLLCLTPPTDLPPHHIQRKLLLDPATGQYYLVDTPVSMQPAAQCFYHPETGQYLDIPLSLTPVPVSVSPVTLGPAAAYPPTYLVYPSSLPPPHLHPVPQSQSSTCSEGEDVVETGSMYLIPQGTTVPSSTTKPVISITSQQGARIVAPPSFDGTTMSFVVEHR; from the coding sequence ATGGAGACACTTCAATCGGTCATCTCGATCAGAGAGGACACCGGACCGTTAAAAAAGCAACTGGCAGACACAAAAAAGCACTGCGAAAGAGACGATCACGGCGAAACAAATTATGTAGACCTGGGCAACCCATCGGACATGAAGTCTGACAGCACAAAGACAGTAAAAGTCACTTTCACAGGCGAAGGGAACCAACTGGCTATATTCAGATGTAAAGGCGACGCTTCTATCTCCGGGATAAAGACTCCTGGGGAGCGAGAGGAGACTGGAAATGCCGATAAAAGTTCATCGAAAGCATGTCACGCGGATAAGTGCCATACCGAGGGACTTTATGGAGAGCGCGCTCCGCTGATAGATGATTATGTGGACGCGGGAACGGATGTACAATCCGAAGATCCAACGTCTGAGTCGTATGAAACGGAGGAGTTACAATACACCGACATGTACTTGAACAGTCGCTGCGAGTCAAAGGACAGCACGAGTGTAGCGGACGTAGAGCCTCACTATATAACGACGCACGAGATTCAGTTGACCGAGTTAGATCACGATGTGGATTACGAGTTTGGTCGCGGATCCTGCTGGGATTTGGAGGATGATAATCTGGTATATTCATTTGTTGACTACGCATCATTTGACAGCGTCAAAACGAGTCTGGGAAGAATCCAAAGCAAGTCCAAGAGCAATAAAATCCCTCCCACTGCACGCGCAGCGAAGCTTTCCGCCACAGGTGCTCTGGTCAGCACCGAAAGTGAACTTTGGGAATCCGATAAATGTGCCAGCTCGGATGAAGGTGCCAGACAGCAAGGAAACTCGGCTGGACAtgttcacctgtcaatcaaaacgTCTTCGCGCGCAGTCAACGCCCCTGCCGGTGTTTTGGGACAGAGGAATGTCCGCTTTCACACCAGACGTGCAGGTGAGCGGAGTCACTATTCGTTCAAAAGCTCTGACTCCAAAAGCGAGACCATGTTTGACCGCTACTTTATCCCACCTCCGGGTCGCCAGCACCTCGCGAGCAAACTGAGAGGAAAAGACATCAACGAATATTCCAGTGGCGCGTCCAGTTCCGTCAGCGAACTGGATGATGCTGATAAAGAGGTGCGTAATCTCACCGCGCGCTCCTTCCGGAGTTTGGCGTGTCCTTACTTTGATGCCATACATTTGAGCAGCTCGAGTGAGTCCTCTATGTCAGAACACGGACTGAGTATTAACAAATGGTCCGCTTTCGTCGACTTAAATTACGTCAATTTGACGCGTGAGGCGCAGAACAACTCTACGCCTGTTATGGAGGTCGATAAAAGCACCGAGTGTGCAAATCTAAAAGACGTGGTTCAAACCAATACACCTAGCTCTCAAACTAAAATAGTGTCGATGAAAAATAACTTGAACTCGCAGCAGGCGTCTAAGAAAATTGAGTTACGAAGCAAGCCTGGTGAAACCATCACACATACTGAAACCTTCAACTGTAACGTCGGGATACCTGCGCGCGAGAGGCGCGCGAAACGCGCTCTGGATGCAATGATGTCACGTTCTACAGCTGATGTTACGGGCATCACGCCAGCCAATGCAGGATGTAAAGCAGAAAGTCCGTTCGTGGAAACCTTGGAAGATGCCCATAAGAAAGCCATCTTTGCTTCTAGTCTTTTGAAAAATGTCATTTCCAAGAAAATGCAGTTTGAGCAAGAGTGTAAAATGGAAAGAGGTGAAATATGTGATACTTATCCTGCTCCATCAGTCTCCCCTCATGCTAAGGATTGCAAAGAGACTGTGAAGGGATTACAAAGACAGACTTCAGAAACCGACTCAGGACACTCTGAAGGGGAACTCGGTGATGCAACAGACCAGCCACAAGAGAATCCATGTTCAGGTGCTGCTGAAATCACAGAGTCGCCCTATGACCCAGAAACGACCTCTAAATTTGACCTAAGTGAACCACTAAAGACTTCTTTGACCTCCAGCCAAAAGAGTGCTTTCAAAACCTGGAAAGATGGAGAGCAGGAAGCACAAGGTGATGGAGAATCTCAGTGCGCACCGGAGGAGTCGTCGCCACTGCCAGACACCTCAATCAGACCTGTGACAGAAAGCAGTGAAAGTGTTGAGGGCGAGAGTAGTAAGATGATTAAGATGTCTCACTTGTATGTCCCTAGCTCGCAGCTTATGCCTAAGGAAAAGGAAGCTGTCGGGATTTCATTACATAATATGAAAGTGACTGGAGATCTTGCAGAGTCAGATGGGGGAGGGTGCAGAAAAGTGAGCTCTGGCCAGCTCCATAGCCCTATGGACACATACCAAACCACAAAGTGTCAAAAAGCACCCGAAATCAAAATACAGTTGCGAAGtgttaaagaaaacaaaagcaatCAGTTCAATATCACCAATCTTTTTACACCTAATATCCATCACAACCTCAGTGCTAAAAAGGCGACGATCGAATCTAAAAGTAATTTGTCGAACATATCAGACAAAGTACCGCATTTTATGGTGAGGGATATTAGAGATAGTAAATGTAAGTTCCAGACACCTATTCATCAGGTTAGAGATGTGCGCAAATTGGTAAAAAGCTCATATCGGTTTGTAGCACTAGAAAATCCTTGTGGTTCATCAGAGATGGCATCCACAGGATTACGAGAGGAGAGCAAGCCTGTTAATAGGGGACCTGTCAAGAAACCATTTCCTACACCAATGGTAATAAAATGCCAGTCTGTGAACAGAAACAATGCCACAAAACCTTCCAAGCCTGTTAACGTGGGTGAGAGTGTGGGTGAAACGGTGAGATTATCCCCAAATCTCTCAGAGTGGGCTGCTAAAAATGAAACCTTGCGCACTGCATCCGGATTGGCATGTGCTAAACAACCTGTGACTGAACAGCCAGAGTTTAGCTTAAAAATTAATGCTAAATCGGCAAAACAAAAACCAGAAAAAGCAGCAGAAGGCGCAGAGAAGAAACCAGAGTCGAAGGCTTCAAATCAAATAGCTCTTGAAAAATTAAAGGCAGCTGTGAAAACTATGGAGGAACTATACGTTTTTGATAGGAATGAATGGAAGCGAAAAACACAAGCCCCGCGACCAATCACGGACAGTCACGTGCTGTCACTCATTACGCGAGAGGAGCAAGGAGTCACAACCAAAACCGAATCTGAGAACGAATATGGGAAAGTGGACACAAGCTTGCAGGTGCATGCTGAAAAGTCGACTGTGACCTCGAGTTCTGTTGTTGACGAGGATAAAGTGTGTATACCAACAGGTTCTCATGACCAGGAAGACACAGCTAAGTTAGTAACCCAAAAGGTAAATTCTTTCAATGACAAGTGCATTTTTAGTCTGGGCAGTAACCTCAAAGCACCTACACGTATAAATACACCAAATGACAGCACTCAGCAAATGTCTTCTAGCAGAAACTACACCCTTAAATCTTATAAAAGTGAGGAAAAGCACCAGAAAGAGCAGCCAGACTCTGACAATTACCTAACGATCCCCATTAAAGCTCACACTTCAGATTCAAAGCCCTCACAGGCATTGGGCTCACACCCAAAGCCTTCATATAAGCCCTTGCAACGCTCCCCTATCGTAATGGAGTCTTGGTCTCCTGACAGTCAGACGGCCACGATATATCACCACGCCGTCCCTCTGCCGCCTGTACCTGCCGCTCAACCTCAGCTACTCTGCCTCACACCACCAACAGACCTCCCACCGCATCACATCCAGCGCAAGCTCCTGCTGGACCCCGCCACTGGCCAGTACTACTTAGTAGACACCCCTGTGTCCATGCAGCCAGCTGCCCAGTGCTTTTACCATCCCGAGACTGGTCAGTACTTGGACATTCCTTTATCGCTCACCCCAGTGCCCGTGTCTGTCTCGCCGGTCACCCTGGGTCCTGCAGCAGCCTATCCCCCCACTTACTTGGTCTACCCTTCGAGCCTGCCGCCACCCCATCTACACCCGGTCCCCCAGTCCCAGTCATCCACTTGCTCGGAAGGCGAGGATGTGGTGGAGACGGGCAGCATGTATCTGATCCCGCAGGGCACCACAGTTCCCAGCAGCACCACCAAACCAGTCATCAGTATTACATCCCAGCAAGGTGCACGTATTGTTGCTCCACCCTCCTTTGATGGCACGACCATGAGCTTTGTGGTGGAGCATCGATAA